From Carya illinoinensis cultivar Pawnee chromosome 5, C.illinoinensisPawnee_v1, whole genome shotgun sequence, one genomic window encodes:
- the LOC122311747 gene encoding pentatricopeptide repeat-containing protein At1g10910, chloroplastic isoform X1: MDMSLLGAGFQHTNFRYLPVPFPIIPSVSLSTTSPTTAISAKRNSQPKTAAATTTTTITLREEPPNSVKRKNGNGSVTGVHKRRHSKSYLERQSAILEVQQASDLGHAIARLGGMLKVQDMNAILRHFGKLNRWHDLSQLFEWMLQSGKINASSYSTYMKLMGKSLNPVEAIEIYNGIQDESAKNNVFICNSVLSCLIRNGKFDRSIKLFHQMRRDGLTPDVVTYSTLLSGCIKVKDGYSKALELVQELLRNGLHMDSVIYGTLIAVCASNNKWEEAESYFNQMKDDGHSPNKFHYSSLLNAYSINGNYQKADELVQDMKSAGLVPNKVVLTTLLKVYVRGGLFEKSRELLAELETMGYADEEMPYCLVMDGLAKAGCIDEAKSLFQEIRDKSIRSDGYSHSIMISAFCRGGLLEEAKQLARDFEATYDRYDLVMLNTMLCAYCRAGEMDSVMQMLRKMDGLAISPDYKTFHILIKYFCKEKLYLLAYRTMEDMHNRGCQPEEELCSTLMFHLGKIKAHSEAFSVYNMLRYSKRTMCKALHEKILHILIAGRLLKDAYVVVKDNAGLISKPAIKKFSIAFFNSGNINLINDVIKAIHGCGYKIDQGLFQMAISRYIAQPEKKELLLQLLQWMPCQGYVVDSSTRNLILKNSRIFGRQLIAEMLSKQHMVSKASISH, from the exons ATGGATATGTCTTTGCTCGGCGCTGGGTTTCAGCACACCAACTTCCGCTACTTACCCGTGCCCTTTCCTATAATTCCTTCTGTATCCCTTTCCACCACCTCCCCCACTACCGCGATATCAGCCAAGAGGAATTCCCAACCCAAAACAGCGGCGGCAACGACAACGACAACAATAACTCTCCGTGAAGAACCACCTAATAGtgttaaaaggaaaaatggaaatGGCTCGGTTACTGGGGTTCATAAGAGGCGCCACTCCAAGTCCTACTTAGAAAGGCAATCTGCCATTCTTGAAGTTCAGCAGGCATCCGATTTGGGCCATGCTAttgcaag aCTAGGAGGGATGTTGAAGGTGCAAGACATGAATGCCATTTTGCGACATTTTGGAAAGCTAAACAGATGGCATGATCTTTCCCAG CTCTTTGAATGGATGCTACAAAGTGGCAAGATTAATGCTTCATCTTATAGCACTTATATGAAGTTAATGGGGAAGAGCCTAAATCCTGTAGAGGCAATAGAGATATACAATGGCATTCAAGATGAATCAGCCAAAAACAATGTCTTTATATGTAATTCTGTTCTTAGCTGTCTGATCAGGAATGGCAAGTTTGATAGAAGCATAAAACTGTTTCATCAAATGAGGCGAGATGGATTAACGCCAGATGTTGTTACATATAGCACG CTGCTTTCAGGTTGCATCAAAGTCAAAGATGGTTATTCTAAGGCATTAGAGCTGGTTCAGGAGCTTCTGCGTAATGGGCTGCACATGGACAGTGTAATTTATGGGACACTTATAGCTGTTTGTGCTTCAAATAATAAATGGGAAGAAGCAGAAAGCTATTTTAACCAGATGAAAGATGACGGTCACTCACCAAACAAATTTCATTACAGTTCCTTGCTCAATGCTTACTCAATAAATGGAAACTATCAAAAGGCCGATGAGCTGGTTCAAGATATGAAATCTGCAGGGTTAGTGCCAAATAAG GTAGTTTTGACAACTTTATTAAAGGTATATGTTAGAGGAGGCTTGTTTGAAAAATCAAGAGAACTATTAGCTGAGCTGGAAACTATGGGCTATGCCGATGAAGAG ATGCCCTACTGTTTAGTGATGGATGGCCTTGCTAAGGCTGGGTGTATAGATGAAGCTAAATCACTCTTTCAAGAAATAAGGGATAAATCCATCAGATCTG ATGGCTATTCCCATAGTATCATGATTTCAGCATTTTGCCGGGGTGGGCTTTTGGAAGAAGCAAAGCAGTTGGCCAGGGATTTTGAAGCCACCTATGACAGATATGACTTGGTTATGTTGAATACAATGCTCTGTGCTTACTGTAGAGCAGGTGAAATGGACAGTGTAATGCAGATGCTAAGGAAAATGGATGGATTAGCAATCAGTCCAGATTATAAAACTTTTCATATCCTTATCAAATATTTCTGCAAGGAGAAGTTATATCTGCTTGCTTACAGGACAATGGAGGACATGCACAATAGAGGTTGCCAACCAGAGGAG gAACTTTGTTCCACTTTGATGTTTCATCTTGGAAAGATAAAAGCACATTCAGAAGCTTTTTCTGTGTACAATATGTTGAGATATAGTAAGAGAACAATGTGCAAGGCCCTTCATGAGAAGATTCTGCACATTCTAATAGCTGGAAGGTTACTCAAAGATGCCTATGTAGTAGTGAAG GACAATGCAGGGTTGATCTCTAAGCCTGCAATAAAGAAGTTTTCTATTGCATTTTTTAATTCGGGAAACATCAACTTGATAAATGATGTTATAAAGGCGATCCATGGTTGTGGCTATAAGATTGATCAG GGGTTATTTCAGATGGCCATATCACGTTATATTGCCCAACCTGAAAAGAAGGAATTGCTTCTACAATTGTTACAATGGATGCCATGTCAAGGTTATGTTGTTGATTCGTCTACAAGAAACCTTATCCTCAAGAATTCACGCATATTTGGCCGCCAACTAATTGCTGAAATGTTGTCCAAGCAGCATATGGTATCAAAAGCATCGATATCTCATTAA
- the LOC122311747 gene encoding pentatricopeptide repeat-containing protein At1g10910, chloroplastic isoform X2, whose amino-acid sequence MDMSLLGAGFQHTNFRYLPVPFPIIPSVSLSTTSPTTAISAKRNSQPKTAAATTTTTITLREEPPNSVKRKNGNGSVTGVHKRRHSKSYLERQSAILEVQQASDLGHAIARLGGMLKVQDMNAILRHFGKLNRWHDLSQLFEWMLQSGKINASSYSTYMKLMGKSLNPVEAIEIYNGIQDESAKNNVFICNSVLSCLIRNGKFDRSIKLFHQMRRDGLTPDVVTYSTLLSGCIKVKDGYSKALELVQELLRNGLHMDSVIYGTLIAVCASNNKWEEAESYFNQMKDDGHSPNKFHYSSLLNAYSINGNYQKADELVQDMKSAGLVPNKVVLTTLLKVYVRGGLFEKSRELLAELETMGYADEEMPYCLVMDGLAKAGCIDEAKSLFQEIRDKSIRSDGYSHSIMISAFCRGGLLEEAKQLARDFEATYDRYDLVMLNTMLCAYCRAGEMDSVMQMLRKMDGLAISPDYKTFHILIKYFCKEKLYLLAYRTMEDMHNRGCQPEEELCSTLMFHLGKIKAHSEAFSVYNMLRYSKRTMCKALHEKILHILIAGRLLKDAYVVVKGLFQMAISRYIAQPEKKELLLQLLQWMPCQGYVVDSSTRNLILKNSRIFGRQLIAEMLSKQHMVSKASISH is encoded by the exons ATGGATATGTCTTTGCTCGGCGCTGGGTTTCAGCACACCAACTTCCGCTACTTACCCGTGCCCTTTCCTATAATTCCTTCTGTATCCCTTTCCACCACCTCCCCCACTACCGCGATATCAGCCAAGAGGAATTCCCAACCCAAAACAGCGGCGGCAACGACAACGACAACAATAACTCTCCGTGAAGAACCACCTAATAGtgttaaaaggaaaaatggaaatGGCTCGGTTACTGGGGTTCATAAGAGGCGCCACTCCAAGTCCTACTTAGAAAGGCAATCTGCCATTCTTGAAGTTCAGCAGGCATCCGATTTGGGCCATGCTAttgcaag aCTAGGAGGGATGTTGAAGGTGCAAGACATGAATGCCATTTTGCGACATTTTGGAAAGCTAAACAGATGGCATGATCTTTCCCAG CTCTTTGAATGGATGCTACAAAGTGGCAAGATTAATGCTTCATCTTATAGCACTTATATGAAGTTAATGGGGAAGAGCCTAAATCCTGTAGAGGCAATAGAGATATACAATGGCATTCAAGATGAATCAGCCAAAAACAATGTCTTTATATGTAATTCTGTTCTTAGCTGTCTGATCAGGAATGGCAAGTTTGATAGAAGCATAAAACTGTTTCATCAAATGAGGCGAGATGGATTAACGCCAGATGTTGTTACATATAGCACG CTGCTTTCAGGTTGCATCAAAGTCAAAGATGGTTATTCTAAGGCATTAGAGCTGGTTCAGGAGCTTCTGCGTAATGGGCTGCACATGGACAGTGTAATTTATGGGACACTTATAGCTGTTTGTGCTTCAAATAATAAATGGGAAGAAGCAGAAAGCTATTTTAACCAGATGAAAGATGACGGTCACTCACCAAACAAATTTCATTACAGTTCCTTGCTCAATGCTTACTCAATAAATGGAAACTATCAAAAGGCCGATGAGCTGGTTCAAGATATGAAATCTGCAGGGTTAGTGCCAAATAAG GTAGTTTTGACAACTTTATTAAAGGTATATGTTAGAGGAGGCTTGTTTGAAAAATCAAGAGAACTATTAGCTGAGCTGGAAACTATGGGCTATGCCGATGAAGAG ATGCCCTACTGTTTAGTGATGGATGGCCTTGCTAAGGCTGGGTGTATAGATGAAGCTAAATCACTCTTTCAAGAAATAAGGGATAAATCCATCAGATCTG ATGGCTATTCCCATAGTATCATGATTTCAGCATTTTGCCGGGGTGGGCTTTTGGAAGAAGCAAAGCAGTTGGCCAGGGATTTTGAAGCCACCTATGACAGATATGACTTGGTTATGTTGAATACAATGCTCTGTGCTTACTGTAGAGCAGGTGAAATGGACAGTGTAATGCAGATGCTAAGGAAAATGGATGGATTAGCAATCAGTCCAGATTATAAAACTTTTCATATCCTTATCAAATATTTCTGCAAGGAGAAGTTATATCTGCTTGCTTACAGGACAATGGAGGACATGCACAATAGAGGTTGCCAACCAGAGGAG gAACTTTGTTCCACTTTGATGTTTCATCTTGGAAAGATAAAAGCACATTCAGAAGCTTTTTCTGTGTACAATATGTTGAGATATAGTAAGAGAACAATGTGCAAGGCCCTTCATGAGAAGATTCTGCACATTCTAATAGCTGGAAGGTTACTCAAAGATGCCTATGTAGTAGTGAAG GGGTTATTTCAGATGGCCATATCACGTTATATTGCCCAACCTGAAAAGAAGGAATTGCTTCTACAATTGTTACAATGGATGCCATGTCAAGGTTATGTTGTTGATTCGTCTACAAGAAACCTTATCCTCAAGAATTCACGCATATTTGGCCGCCAACTAATTGCTGAAATGTTGTCCAAGCAGCATATGGTATCAAAAGCATCGATATCTCATTAA
- the LOC122311748 gene encoding 3-ketoacyl-CoA synthase 7 → METGLLRFFSLSRLSIIRESPITLTHFLAATALLIALVICFAIRKSWSHSVYLIDFCCYLPPDSLRAPHAHFIEQLERSHFFDTDGIDFQVKVLERSGIGVEASAPPALHELPPDPSYNKARHETEEVLFTIVKDLLSNNQVNPRSIDILVSNCSLFCPTPSITSMIVNKFGFRSDIKAVSLSGMGCSAGILSISLVKDLLKVHKDSVALVLSMEAATPNGYRGNVKSMLIANVLFRMGGAAILLSNREQDKPRAKYRLQNVVRTHLGSNDQAYQSVFQQPDKAGHVGVSLSRALLHVAANALRTNISELGPRVLPFSEQLLYGWSVIRQKIWPSAGRKGVYVPNFKRAFEHFCIHAGGKAVIDAIQDNLGLSREDGEASRMTLYRFGNTSSSSVWYELCYLEAKGRVKKGDRVWQIAFGSGFKCNSAVWKCISDLGPKVRNAWSDRIHLYPVEIPEVFDH, encoded by the coding sequence ATGGAGACCGGATTGCTTAGATTTTTTTCATTGTCAAGGCTTTCTATAATTAGAGAATCTCCGATCACCCTCACCCATTTCTTAGCAGCAACTGCTTTGTTAATTGCACTTGTAATCTGTTTTGCTATCAGAAAATCATGGTCCCATTCTGTCTATCTGATTGACTTTTGTTGTTATTTGCCTCCCGATAGTTTGCGAGCTCCACATGCCCATTTCATTGAACAGCTTGAAAGAAGCCATTTTTTTGACACGGACGGTATCGATTTCCAGGTGAAAGTACTTGAAAGATCAGGCATTGGAGTTGAGGCCAGCGCCCCTCCTGCATTGCATGAGCTCCCACCTGATCCTTCTTATAACAAAGCTCGTCATGAAACTGAGGAAGTTCTGTTCACAATTGTCAAGGACCTTCTTTCTAATAACCAGGTGAATCCCCGAAGTATCGATATTCTCGTTTCCAACTGCAGTCTCTTCTGCCCTACACCGTCCATCACGTCTATGATCGTAAACAAGTTCGGATTCAGGAGCGATATAAAGGCTGTCAGCCTCAGTGGAATGGGCTGCAGTGCTGGAATACTATCGATAAGTCTGGTTAAAGATCTTCTGAAAGTTCACAAAGATTCGGTAGCTTTGGTTCTCAGCATGGAAGCGGCAACTCCCAATGGTTACAGAGGTAACGTCAAGTCCATGCTTATTGCCAACGTTTTGTTTCGAATGGGAGGAGCGGCTATTTTGCTTTCCAACAGGGAGCAAGACAAGCCAAGGGCCAAGTACAGACTCCAAAACGTTGTCCGAACCCACTTAGGGTCCAACGACCAAGCATACCAGTCTGTGTTCCAACAACCCGACAAAGCGGGTCATGTCGGGGTGTCTTTATCACGGGCGCTTCTACATGTTGCAGCCAATGCTCTGAGGACAAACATATCCGAGTTAGGCCCTCGTGTCCTGCCGTTCTCCGAGCAGCTTCTCTATGGGTGGTCTGTGATCAGGCAGAAAATATGGCCTTCAGCAGGCCGGAAGGGAGTTTATGTACCAAATTTCAAAAGGGCTTTTGAACATTTCTGTATACATGCTGGTGGAAAAGCTGTCATTGATGCCATACAGGATAATCTCGGGTTGAGCAGGGAAGATGGAGAAGCATCAAGAATGACATTATATAGGTTCGGCAACACTTCGTCCTCTTCGGTCTGGTATGAGCTCTGCTATCTGGAGGCAAAAGGAAGGGTTAAGAAGGGAGATCGGGTTTGGCAAATTGCATTCGGAAGTGGCTTCAAGTGTAATAGTGCAGTTTGGAAATGCATATCAGATCTTGGTCCCAAAGTAAGAAATGCATGGTCGGACAGAATCCATTTGTATCCTGTTGAGATCCCAGAAGtgtttgaccattaa
- the LOC122311746 gene encoding DExH-box ATP-dependent RNA helicase DExH9 yields MDALMGSSKRKLADDIQADPLLPQKRQQRENNLVVADDGEPVACLHDVSFPEGCVPPARTPSSSAEPPAKVFEFTLDPFQSEAIKCLENGESVMVSAHTSAGKTVVALYAIAMSLRNKQRVIYTSPIKALSNQKYREFKEEFSDVGLMTGDVTIEPNASCLVMTTEIWRSMQYKGSEITREVAWIIFDEVHYMRDRERGVVWEESIVMAPKNSRFVFLSATVPNAKEFADWVAKVHQQPCHIVYTDYRPTPLQHYIFPSGGDGLYLVVDEKGKFREDSFQKSLNALVPASEGIKKKENGKWQKGITIGRAGEESDIFKMVKMIIQRQYDPVILFSFSKRECEFLAMQMAKLDLNGDDEKVNVETIFWSAMDILSDDDKKLPQVSNILPLLKRGIGVHHSGLLPILKEVIEILFQEGLIKCLFATETFSIGLNMPAKTVVFTNVRKFDGDKFRWISSGEYIQMSGRAGRRGIDKRGICILMVDEKLEPSTAKMMLKGNADCLNSAFHLSYNMILNQMRCEDGDPENLLRNSFYQFQADRAIPSLEKQVKDLEEERNSIIIEEEDSLKNYYDLLQQYRSLKKDVRDIVFSPKYCLPFLQARRLVCIECSRSEEVSPSFSIKDPVTWGVIINFERVKSVSEDDANRKPEDGDYTVDILTRCVVSKDGIAKKPIKIVPLKEPGEPVVVSVPISQIISLTSILMVIPKDLLPLETRENTLKKVSEVISRFAEKGVPLLDPEEDLKIQSSSYRKAARRIEALESLFDKHEIAKSPLIEQKLKVFHMKQELAAKIKLVKKTIRSSTVLAFKDEFKARKRALRRLGYVTNEDVVGLKGRVACEISSADELTLSELMFNGVLKDITVEEMVSLLSCFVWQEKLQNAPKPREELDSLFVQLQDIARRVAKVQLECKVQIDVENFVSSFRPDIMEAVYAWAKGSKFYEIMEITQVFEGSLIRAIRRLEEVLQQLIQAAKSIGETELESKFEEAVSKIKRDIVFAASLYL; encoded by the exons ATGGACGCTCTAATGGGATCGTCCAAGCGAAAGTTGGCAGACGATATACAAGCGGACCCTCTGCTTCCTCAGAAACGACAGCAGAGAGAGAACAATTTAGTGGTGGCCGACGACGGAGAACCCGTCGCCTGTTTACACGACGTGTCGTTTCCGGAAGGCTGTGTTCCTCCTGCTCGAACTCCCTCCTCTTCAGCGGAACCGCCTGCAAAAGTCTTTGAATTCACTCTGGACCCTTTCCAGTCCGAAGCCATCAAATGCCTCGAGAACGGGGAGTCCGTCATG GTGTCAGCCCATACTTCTGCTGGAAAAACTGTTGTAGCATTGTATGCTATTGCTATGTCATTGCGGAATAAGCAACGGGTAATATACACTTCGCCAATCAAGGCACTTAGCAACCAAAAATATAGGGAGTTTAAAGAAGAGTTTTCAGATGTGGGTTTGATGACTGGTGATGTGACGATTGAACCCAATGCTTCTTGCTTG GTAATGACAACAGAAATATGGCGTAGTATGCAGTACAAAGGATCCGAAATTACACGGGAGGTTGCTTGGATTATTTTTGATGAGGTACATTACATGCGTGACCGTGAAAGAGGGGTAGTTTGGGAAGAGAGCATTGTTATGGCTCCGAAGAACTCTCGATTTGTATTCCTCTCAGCAACTGTGCCTAATGCAAAGGAATTTGCTGATTGGGTTGCTAAG GTACACCAACAACCATGTCACATTGTTTACACTGATTATAGGCCAACGCCTCTTCAGCATTATATTTTCCCTTCTGGTGGTGATGGTCTATACTTGGTGGTGGATGAAAAGGGAAAATTCCGTGAGGATAGCTTTCAGAAATCTTTAAATGCACTTGTTCCTGCTAGCGAGGGTATCAAGAAAAAGGAGAATGGAAAGTGGCAAAAGGGTATAACCATAGGCAGAGCTGGTGAAGAAAGTGACATCTTCAAGAtggtgaaaatgatcattcagCGTCAATATGATCCCGTTATACTATTCAGCTTTAGCAAAAGGGAATGTGAGTTTCTTGCAATGCAG ATGGCAAAATTGGATCTGAATGGGGATGATGAGAAAGTGAATGTAGAAACTATTTTTTGGAGTGCTATGGATATTCTTTCAGATGATGATAAGAAGCTTCCTCAG GTTTCTAATATTTTACCCCTCCTGAAACGTGGGATTGGGGTGCATCATTCTGGCTTGCTTCCCATTTTGAAGGAAGTTATTGAGATATTATTTCAGGAAGGATTGATCAAG TGCTTGTTTGCCACAGAGACCTTCAGCATAGGTTTGAATATGCCTGCTAAAACTGTGGTATTTACAAATGTCCGTAAATTTGACGGGGATAAGTTCAGATGGATTTCCAGTGGAGAATATATTCAGATGAGTGGCCGTGCTGGTCGTCGAGGTATCGATAAACGTGGAATATGCATCCTTATGGTTGACGAGAAACTGGAACCTTCTACGGCTAAGATGATGCTCAAAGGAAATGCTGATTGTTTGAATAG TGCCTTCCATTTAAGCTACAATATGATTTTGAATCAAATGCGTTGTGAAGATGGAGATCCTGAAAATTTGCTTCGTAATTCATTCTATCAGTTCCAAGCCGACCGTGCCATTCCAAGTCTTGAG AAACAAGTAAAGGATCTTGAAGAAGAGAGGAATTCAATTATaattgaagaagaagatagtTTAAAGAATTATTACGATCTGCTACAGCAGTACAGAAGCTTGAAGAAGGATGTGCGTGATATTGTGTTCTCTCCAAAGTACTGCTTACCTTTCTTGCAGGCTAGAAGGCTCGTGTGTATTGAATGCTCTAGGTCTGAAGAAGTTTCCCCATCTTTCTCTATCAAGGACCCGGTCACATGGGGAGTGataataaattttgaaagaGTAAAAAGTGTATCTGAAG ATGATGCAAATAGAAAGCCCGAAGATGGAGACTACACAGTGGATATTCTTACAAGATGTGTGGTGAGCAAAGATGGAATTGCGAAAAAACCCATTAAGATTGTCCCATTGAAAGAGCCTGGAGAACCTGTTGTTGTTTCTGTTCCTATCTCCCAG ATTATTAGTTTGACTAGTATTCTTATGGTCATACCAAAGGATCTATTGCCCTTGGAAACTCGAGAAAACACACTGAAGAAGGTTTCTGAAGTTATTTCAAGATTTGCAGAAAAAGGGGTACCTCTTCTGGATCCAGAAGAAGATCTGAAG ATTCAAAGCAGCTCATACAGAAAAGCAGCTCGTAGAATAGAGGCTCTAGAGAGCCTTTTTGACAAGCATGAAATTGCTAAATCTCCCCTTATTGAACAAAAGCTCAAAGTTTTCCACATGAAGCAAGAATTGGCTGCTAAGATCAAGTTGGTTAAGAAGACAATACGCTCTTCCACTGTGTTGGCCTTTAAAGATGAATTCAAGGCTAGAAAACGGGCACTTCGGAGGCTAGG ATATGTCACAAATGAAGATGTTGTGGGGTTGAAAGGGAGAGTTGCTTGTGAAATCAGTAGTGCGGATGAGTTGACCCTATCAGAGCTTATGTTTAATGGGGTTTTAAAGGACATAACGGTGGAAGAGATGGTTTCTCTACTTTCTTGCTTTGTCTGGCAGGAGAAACTTCAAAATGCTCCAAAGCCTAGGGAAGAACTTGACTCGCTCTTTGTACAGTTACAAGATATAGCTCGTAGGGTTGCCAAAGTTCAGCTTGAGTGCAAG GTCCAAATTGATGTGGAGAACTTTGTGAGTTCGTTTCGGCCAGATATCATGGAGGCTGTGTATGCTTGGGCAAAAGGGTCCAAGTTCTATGAGATCATGGAAATTACACAGGTTTTCGAGGGCAGCTTGATCAGGGCAATTCGTAGACTGGAGGAAGTTCTTCAGCAGCTCATACAAGCAGCAAAGTCTATTGGAGAAACTGAGCTTgaatcaaaatttgaagaggcTGTTTCCAAGATCAAAAGGGATATCGTATTTGCAGCATCTCTCTACTTGTAG